In one window of Juglans regia cultivar Chandler chromosome 3, Walnut 2.0, whole genome shotgun sequence DNA:
- the LOC109013622 gene encoding probable leucine-rich repeat receptor-like serine/threonine-protein kinase At3g14840 isoform X2, with product MAIQAQKVAKTIGLSLKSTLVLLIVLVGVFKLVEAQGGVAGRLPKDEVGALREIATQLGKDDWNFRVDPCLNESSWFTAEADYSSKPALYNNSLICNCSFPTAAGTVCHVVSLFLKGQNLSGELPKSLVKLPFLQKLDLTRNYLSGTIPFEWASANLTFMSISVNKLSGPIPSSLGSMTTLVYLSLETNLFSGRVPRELGNLVHLENLILSANNLTGGLPLALTNLTKLTELRISSNSFTGKIPDFFSSWKNLQKLEIQASGLYGPIPSSISVLSNLTELRISDLHGEGSKFPLLSSMRGMKRLMLRSCNLSGTIPAYISQMPELQILDLSFNRLEGNVPDFKDQETLEYMFLTSNLLTGAIPKWIIDRDPRDQLDLSYNNFSESSAGPTCRETLNVFESSLGRDNSNIGECQKNIPCTKDRYSVHINCGGKAITSGNIKYDEDLDPAEIVFRENRSFYSLGRRIFDVYIQEKPVLMDFDIENAAQGVDKGVSRTYTAVVSNKVLQIRFHWAGKGTTAAPKRGTYGPLISAISVESDFSPPVKVEIFIVIGAVVSVLFLILMILGILWWKGCIGGRISRDKELRGLDLQTGFFTYRQIKAATNNFDPANKIGEGGFGSVYKGVLLDCTIIAVKKLSSRSNQGNREFVNEIGMISGLKHPNLVRLYGCCVEGSQLFLVYEYMENNSLARALFGPEEYQLNLEWPTRQKICVGIARGLAYLHEESTIKIVHRDIKTTNVLLDGELNPKISDFGLAKLDEEENTHISTRVAGTIGYMAPEYALWGFLTYKADVYSFGVVALEIVAGKNNMKYRPNENYVCLLDWGLVLQRKGDLMELVDTKLGSDFNKEEAIRMIKVALLCTNPSPALRPTMSAVVSMLEGRTVVNEDIMDPSIYGDEYRFEALRGQFDQIQPVRKSLSGAESRIHSSSDPIWTGTSSTSAQDLYSINADSL from the exons ATGGCGATACAAGCTCAGAAAGTAGCAAAGACGATTGGCTTGAGTCTTAAAAGTACGCTCGTATTGCTAATTGTTTTGGTGGGAGTATTCAAATTAGTGGAGGCACAAGGTGGAGTAGCAGGGCGTCTTCCTAAAGATGAAG TTGGTGCCCTGCGTGAAATAGCTACACAACTGGGGAAGGATGATTGGAATTTCAGAGTGGACCCATGCCTCAATGAATCAAGTTGGTTCACAGCAGAAGCAGATTACAGTTCCAAGCCAGCACTGTACAACAATTCTCTAATCTGCAATTGTTCCTTCCCTACGGCAGCTGGTACTGTCTGTCACGTGGTTTCACT ATTTCTTAAAGGGCAGAATCTTTCTGGTGAGCTTCCAAAATCTCTGGTAAAGCTGCCTTTCCTACAAAAGCT TGATCTCACTCGAAACTATCTTTCTGGTACAATACCTTTCGAATGGGCTTCTGCAAACTTGACATTTAT GTCGATTAGTGTAAATAAGTTATCAGGACCGATCCCAAGCTCCCTGGGAAGCATGACCACGCTTGTATATTT GAGCTTAGAGACTAATCTGTTTTCTGGAAGAGTTCCCCGTGAGCTTGGAAATTTGGTTCACTTGGAGAATCT TATTCTTAGTGCTAATAATCTCACGGGAGGGTTGCCACTCGCTCTCACTAATCTGACCAAATTAACGGAACT TAGGATTAGCAGTAACAGCTTCACCGGAAAAATACCTGACTTTTTCAGTAGTTGGAAAAACCTTCAAaaatt GGAGATCCAAGCAAGTGGTCTCTATGGGCCCATTCCTTCTAGTATTTCTGTCCTTAGTAATTTAACTGAGCT AAGAATTAGTGACCTGCATGGTGAGGGTTCTAAATTTCCGCTACTGAGTAGCATGAGGGGAATGAAAAGATT AATGTTGAGGAGCTGCAATCTCTCTGGAACAATACCTGCATATATATCACAAATGCCAGAACTCCAAATTTT AGATCTCAGCTTCAATAGATTAGAAGGAAATGTTCCAGATTTTAAAGATCAAGAAACGCTGGAATACAT GTTTCTGACAAGCAACTTGCTCACCGGGGCTATTCCGAAGTGGATCATAGACAGAGATCCTCGCGA CCAACTAGATCTTTCTTACAATAACTTTTCAGAGAGCTCTGCAGGACCTACTTGTCGAGAAACCCT AAATGTGTTTGAAAGCTCTCTTGGACGGGACAACTC AAATATTGGGGAGTGCCAAAAGAACATTCCTTGCACAAAAG ACCGTTATTCAGTGCATATAAATTGTGGCGGAAAAGCTATCACCAGTGGAAACATAAAGTACGATGAGGATCTGGATCCAGCAG AGATAGTATTCAGGGAGAATAGATCCTTTTACAGTCTTGGAAGACGGATATTTGATGTTTATATCCAG GAAAAACCGGTGTTAATggattttgatattgaaaatgCCGCACAAGGGGTTGATAAAGGTGTGTCTAGGACATATACAGCAGTTGTGAGCAATAAAGTTTTACAGATCCGCTTCCATTGGGCTGGGAAAGGGACAACAGCTGCTCCAAAGAGAGGAACGTATGGTCCTCTCATATCAGCCATCTCTGTGGAATCTG ATTTCAGTCCCCCTGTGAAGGTTGAGATATTTATCGTGATTGGAGCTGTAGTATCAGTGCTATTCCTCATTCTTATGATTCTAGGCATTCTTTGGTGGAAAGGATGCATAGGCGGCAGGATATCAAGGGACAAAG AACTGAGAGGATTAGATTTGCAAACTGGTTTTTTCACTTATAGGCAAATCAAAGCTGCCACTAATAACTTTGATCCTGCAAACAAGATTGGGGAAGGAGGTTTTGGATCTGTCTACAAG GGTGTACTGTTAGATTGTACTATCATTGCAGTTAAGAAACTTTCTTCGAGATCAAATCAAGGAAATCGTGAatttgtgaatgaaataggcatgatATCTGGTTTAAAACACCCGAATCTTGTTAGATTGTATGGATGTTGTGTTGAAGGAAGTCAACTTTTCTTGGTGTATGAATATATGGAAAACAATAGCTTAGCACGTGCTTTGTTTG GTCCAGAGGAATACCAATTAAACTTGGAATGGCCTACGAGGCAGAAAATATGTGTTGGGATTGCAAGAGGTTTGGCTTACTTGCATGAGGAATCGACCATAAAAATTGTTCACAGGGACATAAAAACTACAAATGTGCTACTGGATGGAGAGCTTAACCCAAAGATTTCTGACTTTGGTTTGGCCAAGCTCGATGAAGAGGAAAACACCCATATTAGCACCCGAGTTGCTGGAACAAT AGGATACATGGCACCCGAATATGCATTATGGGGTTTTTTAACCTACAAGGCAGATGTCTACAGTTTTGGAGTAGTTGCGTTGGAAATTGTTGCAGGGAAAAACAACATGAAATATCGACCAAATGAGAATTATGTATGCCTTCTAGATTGG GGCCTTGTTCTACAAAGAAAGGGTGATCTAATGGAGCTAGTAGACACAAAGCTAGGCTCCGATTTCAACAAGGAGGAGGCTATTAGAATGATCAAAGTAGCTCTACTTTGCACCAATCCATCTCCAGCGCTTAGACCCACCATGTCTGCAGTAGTAAGCATGCTCGAAGGCCGAACTGTTGTTAATGAAGATATCATGGATCCAAGTATATATGGTGATGAATATAGGTTTGAAGCTTTAAGAGGCCAGTTCGATCAAATCCAACCAGTAAGGAAGAGCTTAAGTGGAGCTGAGAGTCGTATTCATTCGTCATCAGATCCGATTTGGACCGGAACTTCTTCTACTTCTGCACAGGACCTCTATTCAATCAATGCTGATAGTTTATAA
- the LOC109013622 gene encoding probable leucine-rich repeat receptor-like serine/threonine-protein kinase At3g14840 isoform X1, which yields MAIQAQKVAKTIGLSLKSTLVLLIVLVGVFKLVEAQGGVAGRLPKDEVGALREIATQLGKDDWNFRVDPCLNESSWFTAEADYSSKPALYNNSLICNCSFPTAAGTVCHVVSLFLKGQNLSGELPKSLVKLPFLQKLDLTRNYLSGTIPFEWASANLTFMSISVNKLSGPIPSSLGSMTTLVYLSLETNLFSGRVPRELGNLVHLENLILSANNLTGGLPLALTNLTKLTELRISSNSFTGKIPDFFSSWKNLQKLEIQASGLYGPIPSSISVLSNLTELRISDLHGEGSKFPLLSSMRGMKRLMLRSCNLSGTIPAYISQMPELQILDLSFNRLEGNVPDFKDQETLEYMFLTSNLLTGAIPKWIIDRDPRDQLDLSYNNFSESSAGPTCRETLNVFESSLGRDNSNIGECQKNIPCTKDRYSVHINCGGKAITSGNIKYDEDLDPAGPAKFVPSESEKYWGISASGIFWDTDSTSNVYTANNVSTLRMNSSELYTSARLSPLSLTYYVRCLANGNYSVTLSFAEIVFRENRSFYSLGRRIFDVYIQEKPVLMDFDIENAAQGVDKGVSRTYTAVVSNKVLQIRFHWAGKGTTAAPKRGTYGPLISAISVESDFSPPVKVEIFIVIGAVVSVLFLILMILGILWWKGCIGGRISRDKELRGLDLQTGFFTYRQIKAATNNFDPANKIGEGGFGSVYKGVLLDCTIIAVKKLSSRSNQGNREFVNEIGMISGLKHPNLVRLYGCCVEGSQLFLVYEYMENNSLARALFGPEEYQLNLEWPTRQKICVGIARGLAYLHEESTIKIVHRDIKTTNVLLDGELNPKISDFGLAKLDEEENTHISTRVAGTIGYMAPEYALWGFLTYKADVYSFGVVALEIVAGKNNMKYRPNENYVCLLDWGLVLQRKGDLMELVDTKLGSDFNKEEAIRMIKVALLCTNPSPALRPTMSAVVSMLEGRTVVNEDIMDPSIYGDEYRFEALRGQFDQIQPVRKSLSGAESRIHSSSDPIWTGTSSTSAQDLYSINADSL from the exons ATGGCGATACAAGCTCAGAAAGTAGCAAAGACGATTGGCTTGAGTCTTAAAAGTACGCTCGTATTGCTAATTGTTTTGGTGGGAGTATTCAAATTAGTGGAGGCACAAGGTGGAGTAGCAGGGCGTCTTCCTAAAGATGAAG TTGGTGCCCTGCGTGAAATAGCTACACAACTGGGGAAGGATGATTGGAATTTCAGAGTGGACCCATGCCTCAATGAATCAAGTTGGTTCACAGCAGAAGCAGATTACAGTTCCAAGCCAGCACTGTACAACAATTCTCTAATCTGCAATTGTTCCTTCCCTACGGCAGCTGGTACTGTCTGTCACGTGGTTTCACT ATTTCTTAAAGGGCAGAATCTTTCTGGTGAGCTTCCAAAATCTCTGGTAAAGCTGCCTTTCCTACAAAAGCT TGATCTCACTCGAAACTATCTTTCTGGTACAATACCTTTCGAATGGGCTTCTGCAAACTTGACATTTAT GTCGATTAGTGTAAATAAGTTATCAGGACCGATCCCAAGCTCCCTGGGAAGCATGACCACGCTTGTATATTT GAGCTTAGAGACTAATCTGTTTTCTGGAAGAGTTCCCCGTGAGCTTGGAAATTTGGTTCACTTGGAGAATCT TATTCTTAGTGCTAATAATCTCACGGGAGGGTTGCCACTCGCTCTCACTAATCTGACCAAATTAACGGAACT TAGGATTAGCAGTAACAGCTTCACCGGAAAAATACCTGACTTTTTCAGTAGTTGGAAAAACCTTCAAaaatt GGAGATCCAAGCAAGTGGTCTCTATGGGCCCATTCCTTCTAGTATTTCTGTCCTTAGTAATTTAACTGAGCT AAGAATTAGTGACCTGCATGGTGAGGGTTCTAAATTTCCGCTACTGAGTAGCATGAGGGGAATGAAAAGATT AATGTTGAGGAGCTGCAATCTCTCTGGAACAATACCTGCATATATATCACAAATGCCAGAACTCCAAATTTT AGATCTCAGCTTCAATAGATTAGAAGGAAATGTTCCAGATTTTAAAGATCAAGAAACGCTGGAATACAT GTTTCTGACAAGCAACTTGCTCACCGGGGCTATTCCGAAGTGGATCATAGACAGAGATCCTCGCGA CCAACTAGATCTTTCTTACAATAACTTTTCAGAGAGCTCTGCAGGACCTACTTGTCGAGAAACCCT AAATGTGTTTGAAAGCTCTCTTGGACGGGACAACTC AAATATTGGGGAGTGCCAAAAGAACATTCCTTGCACAAAAG ACCGTTATTCAGTGCATATAAATTGTGGCGGAAAAGCTATCACCAGTGGAAACATAAAGTACGATGAGGATCTGGATCCAGCAGGTCCGGCAAAATTTGTTCCTTCTGAGAGTGAGAAGTACTGGGGAATAAGTGCAAGTGGAATATTTTGGGATACTGACAGTACCTCAAATGTATACACAGCGAACAATGTATCAACACTCAGAATGAACAGTTCTGAATTATACACGAGTGCACGCCTCTCTCCCCTTTCTCTCACCTATTATGTTCGTTGCTTGGCAAATGGGAATTATAGCGTGACACTATCCTTTGCAGAGATAGTATTCAGGGAGAATAGATCCTTTTACAGTCTTGGAAGACGGATATTTGATGTTTATATCCAG GAAAAACCGGTGTTAATggattttgatattgaaaatgCCGCACAAGGGGTTGATAAAGGTGTGTCTAGGACATATACAGCAGTTGTGAGCAATAAAGTTTTACAGATCCGCTTCCATTGGGCTGGGAAAGGGACAACAGCTGCTCCAAAGAGAGGAACGTATGGTCCTCTCATATCAGCCATCTCTGTGGAATCTG ATTTCAGTCCCCCTGTGAAGGTTGAGATATTTATCGTGATTGGAGCTGTAGTATCAGTGCTATTCCTCATTCTTATGATTCTAGGCATTCTTTGGTGGAAAGGATGCATAGGCGGCAGGATATCAAGGGACAAAG AACTGAGAGGATTAGATTTGCAAACTGGTTTTTTCACTTATAGGCAAATCAAAGCTGCCACTAATAACTTTGATCCTGCAAACAAGATTGGGGAAGGAGGTTTTGGATCTGTCTACAAG GGTGTACTGTTAGATTGTACTATCATTGCAGTTAAGAAACTTTCTTCGAGATCAAATCAAGGAAATCGTGAatttgtgaatgaaataggcatgatATCTGGTTTAAAACACCCGAATCTTGTTAGATTGTATGGATGTTGTGTTGAAGGAAGTCAACTTTTCTTGGTGTATGAATATATGGAAAACAATAGCTTAGCACGTGCTTTGTTTG GTCCAGAGGAATACCAATTAAACTTGGAATGGCCTACGAGGCAGAAAATATGTGTTGGGATTGCAAGAGGTTTGGCTTACTTGCATGAGGAATCGACCATAAAAATTGTTCACAGGGACATAAAAACTACAAATGTGCTACTGGATGGAGAGCTTAACCCAAAGATTTCTGACTTTGGTTTGGCCAAGCTCGATGAAGAGGAAAACACCCATATTAGCACCCGAGTTGCTGGAACAAT AGGATACATGGCACCCGAATATGCATTATGGGGTTTTTTAACCTACAAGGCAGATGTCTACAGTTTTGGAGTAGTTGCGTTGGAAATTGTTGCAGGGAAAAACAACATGAAATATCGACCAAATGAGAATTATGTATGCCTTCTAGATTGG GGCCTTGTTCTACAAAGAAAGGGTGATCTAATGGAGCTAGTAGACACAAAGCTAGGCTCCGATTTCAACAAGGAGGAGGCTATTAGAATGATCAAAGTAGCTCTACTTTGCACCAATCCATCTCCAGCGCTTAGACCCACCATGTCTGCAGTAGTAAGCATGCTCGAAGGCCGAACTGTTGTTAATGAAGATATCATGGATCCAAGTATATATGGTGATGAATATAGGTTTGAAGCTTTAAGAGGCCAGTTCGATCAAATCCAACCAGTAAGGAAGAGCTTAAGTGGAGCTGAGAGTCGTATTCATTCGTCATCAGATCCGATTTGGACCGGAACTTCTTCTACTTCTGCACAGGACCTCTATTCAATCAATGCTGATAGTTTATAA
- the LOC109013619 gene encoding probable leucine-rich repeat receptor-like serine/threonine-protein kinase At3g14840, with the protein MAIQAQKVAKTIGLSLKSTLVLLIVLVGVFKLVEAQGGVAGRLPKDEVGALREIATQLGKDDWNFRVDPCLNESSWFTAEADYSSKPALYNNSLICNCSFPSAAGTVCHVVSLFLKGQNLSGELPKSLVKLPFLQKLDLTRNYLSGTIPSEWASANLTVLSISVNKLSGPIPSSLGSMTTLVYLSLETNLFSGSVPRELGNLVHLENLILSANNLTGELPLALTNLKKLTELRISSNSFTGKIPDFFHSWKNLQKLEIQASGLYGPIPSSISVLSNLTELRISDLHGEGSKFPLLSNMRGMKRLMLRSCNLSGTIPANISQMPELQILDLSFNRLEGNVPDFKDLAKMEYMFLTSNLLTGAIPKWVLDRDPRDQLDLSYNKFSESSVGPTCRETLNVFESSLGRDNSNTAACQKNIRCTKDRYSVHINCGGKAITSGNIKYEEDLDPAGPAKFVLGSENWGISSSGQFWDINRTSNVYIANNVSTLRMNSSELYTSARLSPLSLTYYVRCLANGNYRVTLSFAEIVFRENRSFYSLGRRIFDVYIQEKPVLMDFDIENAAQGVDKSVSRTYKAVVSNKILQIRFHWAGKGTTAAPKRGTYGPLISAISVESDFSPPMKVEIFIVIGAVVSVLFLILMILGILWWKGCIGGRISRDKELRGLDLQTGFFTYR; encoded by the exons ATGGCGATACAAGCTCAGAAAGTAGCAAAGACGATTGGCTTGAGTCTTAAAAGTACGCTCGTATTGCTAATTGTTTTGGTGGGAGTATTCAAATTAGTGGAGGCACAAGGTGGAGTAGCAGGGCGTCTTCCTAAAGATGAAG TTGGTGCCCTGCGTGAAATAGCTACACAACTGGGGAAGGATGATTGGAATTTCAGAGTGGACCCATGCCTCAATGAATCAAGTTGGTTCACAGCAGAAGCAGATTACAGTTCCAAGCCAGCACTGTACAACAATTCTCTAATCTGCAATTGTTCCTTCCCTTCAGCAGCTGGTACTGTCTGTCACGTGGTTTCACT ATTTCTTAAAGGGCAGAATCTTTCTGGTGAGCTTCCAAAATCTCTGGTAAAGCTGCCTTTCCTACAAAAGCT TGATCTCACTCGAAACTATCTTTCTGGTACAATACCTTCCGAATGGGCTTCTGCAAACTTGACAGTTCT GTCGATTAGTGTAAATAAGTTATCAGGACCGATCCCAAGCTCCCTGGGAAGCATGACCACACTTGTATATTT GAGCTTAGAGACCAATCTGTTTTCTGGAAGCGTTCCCCGTGAGCTTGGAAATTTGGTTCACTTGGAGAATCT TATTCTTAGTGCTAATAATCTCACGGGAGAGTTGCCACTCGCTCTCActaatctgaaaaaattaacGGAACT TAGGATTAGCAGTAACAGCTTCACCGGAAAAATACCTGACTTTTTCCATAGTTGGAAAAACCTTCAGaaatt GGAGATCCAAGCAAGTGGTCTCTATGGGCCCATTCCTTCTAGTATTTCTGTCCTTAGTAATTTAACTGAGCT AAGAATTAGTGACCTACATGGTGAGGGTTCTAAATTTCCGCTATTGAGTAACATGAGGGGAATGAAAAGATT AATGTTGAGGAGCTGCAATCTCTCTGGAACAATCCCTGCAAATATATCACAAATGCCAGAACTCCAAATTTT AGATCTCAGCTTCAATAGATTAGAAGGAAATGTTCCAGATTTTAAAGACCTAGCAAAGATGGAATACAT GTTTCTGACAAGCAACTTGCTCACAGGGGCTATTCCGAAGTGGGTCCTAGACAGAGATCCTCGCGA CCAACTAGATCTTTCTTACAATAAATTTTCAGAGAGCTCTGTGGGGCCTACTTGTCGAGAAACCCT AAATGTGTTTGAAAGCTCTCTTGGACGGGACAACTC AAATACTGCGGCATGCCAAAAGAACATTCGTTGCACAAAAG ACCGTTATTCAGTGCATATAAATTGTGGCGGAAAAGCTATCACCAGTGGAAACATAAAGTATGAAGAGGATCTGGATCCAGCAGGTCCGGCAAAATTTGTTCTCGGGAGTGAGAACTGGGGAATAAGTTCAAGTGGACAATTTTGGGATATCAACAGAACCTCAAATGTATACATAGCGAACAATGTATCAACACTCAGAATGAACAGTTCTGAATTATACACGAGTGCACGCCTCTCTCCCCTTTCTCTCACCTATTATGTGCGTTGCTTGGCAAATGGGAATTATCGCGTGACACTATCCTTTGCAGAGATAGTTTTCAGGGAGAATAGATCCTTTTACAGTCTTGGAAGACGGATATTTGATGTTTATATCCAG GAAAAACCGGTGTTAATggattttgatattgaaaatgCCGCACAAGGGGTTGATAAAAGTGTGTCTAGGACATATAAAGCAGTTGTGAGCAATAAAATTTTACAGATCCGCTTCCACTGGGCTGGGAAAGGGACGACAGCTGCTCCAAAGAGAGGAACGTATGGTCCTCTCATATCAGCCATCTCTGTGGAATCTG aTTTCAGTCCCCCTATGAAGGTTGAGATATTTATAGTGATTGGAGCTGTAGTATCAGTGCTATTCCTCATTCTTATGATTCTAGGCATTCTTTGGTGGAAAGGATGCATAGGAGGCAGGATATCAAGGGACAAAG AACTGAGAGGATTAGATTTGCAAACTGGTTTTTTCACTTATAGG